In Lentisphaerota bacterium, one DNA window encodes the following:
- a CDS encoding CBS domain-containing protein: protein MKAIPVSPEQSPLVILDLLFKLKIKDVMSSPVITAARKDSLRTVQHLMRDNRISGVPVAERGRLFGIASIDDIFRALEGGYIDDPVERHMTTQMVVLEDDMPLSFGISYFEKFKFGRFPVLNRENRLVGILSSRDVSASLLVELHNEYHKLEAKLPVSVVRDVNTVTQQFRVERFDFENAGKVAHAIKKILSEQDYPPGLIRRVAVAAYEMEINLVVHSLGGTFTFHMDPHQVELLAADEGPGIPNVDQAMQEGFTTANEWIKSLGFGAGMGLTNIRRNADEFDIQSAVGRGTTARATILLQTGKDAPPQTP from the coding sequence ATGAAGGCGATTCCCGTCAGTCCCGAGCAGTCCCCGCTGGTCATACTGGATCTTCTGTTCAAGCTGAAGATCAAGGATGTGATGTCATCGCCGGTGATCACTGCGGCTCGGAAGGATTCGCTGCGCACGGTGCAGCATCTGATGCGCGACAACCGGATCAGCGGCGTGCCGGTGGCTGAACGCGGCCGCCTGTTCGGCATCGCCAGCATCGACGACATCTTCCGGGCGCTGGAGGGCGGCTATATTGATGATCCGGTGGAGCGCCACATGACGACCCAGATGGTGGTGTTGGAGGACGACATGCCGCTTTCCTTCGGCATCTCATATTTTGAGAAATTCAAGTTCGGGCGCTTTCCGGTACTGAACAGGGAGAACCGGCTGGTGGGGATTCTTTCGAGCCGCGATGTGAGCGCCTCGCTGCTGGTGGAACTGCACAACGAGTACCACAAACTGGAAGCCAAGCTGCCGGTCTCGGTGGTCCGGGATGTCAATACGGTGACGCAGCAGTTCCGCGTGGAGCGGTTTGATTTTGAGAACGCGGGAAAAGTGGCGCATGCGATCAAGAAGATCCTGTCGGAGCAGGACTACCCGCCGGGGTTGATCCGGCGGGTGGCGGTGGCCGCCTACGAGATGGAGATCAACTTGGTGGTGCATTCGCTCGGAGGAACCTTCACTTTTCACATGGATCCGCATCAGGTGGAGTTGCTGGCTGCGGACGAGGGGCCCGGAATACCGAATGTAGACCAGGCGATGCAGGAGGGGTTCACCACGGCGAATGAATGGATCAAGTCGCTGGGGTTCGGCGCCGGCATGGGATTGACAAACATTCGGCGCAATGCCGATGAGTTTGACATTCAATCGGCGGTTGGACGAGGGACAACGGCGCGGGCGACCATCCTGTTGCAAACCGGGAAGGACGCGCCGCCCCAGACGCCGTAA
- a CDS encoding TrkA family potassium uptake protein: MKRIGIIGAGRFGQSLAGSLAEKGAEVLLIDENRETVQEMSEYVTKAVQGDATNPRSLTDAGFQDCDTVVVAIGSNVEGSIMATVNCKELGIPTVVAKAVSDMHGKVLKRVGADIVVYPNKDRAARLARSLLARNPIDLFEIADGISVAEVAAPDFLVDQTLAEASVRQKYGVTVLAIRRLAEDPRLPRQLIIANGDERIQREDRLLVFGSDKKIDDLAHDN, translated from the coding sequence ATGAAACGAATCGGCATCATCGGCGCGGGACGCTTCGGACAGTCACTCGCGGGGTCGCTCGCGGAGAAGGGGGCCGAGGTCCTCCTGATTGACGAGAACCGCGAGACGGTTCAGGAGATGTCGGAATACGTGACCAAGGCCGTTCAGGGCGACGCCACCAATCCCCGCTCGCTGACCGACGCCGGCTTCCAGGATTGCGACACTGTGGTTGTCGCCATCGGAAGCAACGTCGAGGGCAGCATCATGGCCACAGTCAACTGCAAGGAACTGGGCATCCCCACAGTGGTCGCCAAAGCCGTCTCGGACATGCACGGCAAGGTGCTCAAGCGGGTCGGGGCCGACATCGTGGTCTACCCGAACAAGGACCGCGCCGCCCGGCTGGCCCGTTCGCTGCTCGCCCGCAATCCGATCGACCTGTTCGAGATCGCCGACGGTATCAGCGTCGCCGAGGTTGCGGCGCCCGATTTTCTGGTCGACCAGACCCTGGCCGAGGCCTCCGTACGCCAGAAATACGGCGTCACCGTGCTGGCCATCCGCCGCCTCGCGGAAGACCCCCGTCTCCCCCGCCAGCTCATCATCGCCAACGGCGACGAGAGGATTCAGCGTGAGGACCGCCTGCTCGTATTCGGGTCCGACAAGAAGATCGACGATCTGGCTCACGATAATTGA
- a CDS encoding glycosyltransferase family 2 protein, with the protein MPPVSISFVIPTLNSAQTLEACLASILAQRAPRETYEIVIADAGSSDDTRVIARRLGVDTIVENLLKTGEAGKAAGIKASSGELIALVDSDNILPDAAWLERMTAPFRDRDIVACEPLEYTARRGDPALTRYFALLGMNDPLCLFVGNYDRRCAVTGRWTGLAVHQQDLGGYLKLTLTEETLPTIGANGFVFRRSLLSHVAWDPYFFDIDVMHQAVRAGFRHVAKVKTGIVHLYCASLSAFARKQRRRIRDFLFFAQEKQRTYPWNRQKKAGIVRFVLATALILPLVWQALAGCRRRPDRAWLYHLPVCWITLWIYGIGALRKTLGLPQAPVARHGWQKGRSANA; encoded by the coding sequence ATGCCTCCAGTCAGCATCAGCTTTGTCATACCCACCTTGAACTCCGCCCAAACCCTGGAGGCGTGCCTGGCTTCCATCCTCGCCCAGCGGGCGCCGCGGGAGACGTACGAGATCGTGATCGCGGATGCCGGCTCCTCTGACGACACGCGCGTGATCGCGCGGCGTCTGGGCGTGGACACGATCGTCGAAAACCTGCTGAAGACCGGCGAGGCCGGCAAGGCCGCGGGAATCAAGGCCTCCTCCGGCGAGCTGATCGCGCTGGTGGACAGCGACAACATACTGCCGGACGCGGCCTGGCTGGAGCGGATGACCGCGCCCTTCCGCGACCGCGACATCGTGGCGTGCGAGCCGCTGGAATACACCGCACGGCGCGGTGATCCGGCCTTGACCCGCTACTTTGCGCTGCTGGGCATGAACGATCCGCTCTGCCTGTTTGTCGGCAACTACGACCGCCGGTGCGCGGTCACCGGCCGGTGGACGGGGCTGGCGGTGCATCAACAGGACCTGGGCGGGTATCTCAAGCTGACGCTGACCGAGGAGACGCTGCCCACGATCGGCGCCAACGGCTTTGTCTTCCGGCGCAGCCTCCTGAGCCATGTGGCGTGGGACCCCTATTTCTTTGACATTGACGTGATGCATCAGGCGGTGCGAGCGGGCTTCCGGCATGTCGCCAAGGTCAAGACCGGCATCGTGCATCTCTACTGCGCCAGCCTCTCCGCATTCGCCCGCAAGCAGCGCCGGCGCATCCGAGACTTTCTGTTCTTCGCCCAGGAGAAGCAGCGTACCTATCCGTGGAATCGCCAGAAGAAGGCGGGCATTGTACGGTTCGTTCTGGCAACCGCCCTCATTCTTCCGTTGGTCTGGCAGGCGTTGGCCGGCTGCCGCCGCCGTCCCGACCGCGCCTGGCTCTACCACCTGCCCGTCTGCTGGATCACCCTCTGGATCTACGGCATCGGCGCCCTGCGCAAGACACTGGGCTTGCCGCAGGCGCCGGTGGCGCGTCACGGCTGGCAAAAGGGGAGAAGCGCGAACGCATGA
- a CDS encoding PHP domain-containing protein, with product MQRARGATGHAGSGAPGRHSAAADQRQPVPGINQAGSGVPVCIRRLMKLDMHIHSCVSPCGALEMSPSAIAAAAAAAGMDGIALTDHNTALNTPACAEACRRAGLAFLAGVEVCTAEEAHVLCLFDTVDVALAFGAEVYAQLPQVRNRPEKMGDQVYVDVEENILGEVELYLGTGCAWPLTEVCHRVHERGGLFIPSHVTRPHNSLLSQLGMIPDLPYDALEVTPGYAAAGLPESVWRRYPRMMASDAHHLRDIGRRCVELEVASCDVRHVREALAATRPGPT from the coding sequence ATGCAGCGGGCGCGAGGCGCCACCGGACATGCTGGCAGCGGCGCGCCGGGAAGGCATTCTGCTGCTGCAGACCAACGACAACCAGTACCAGGCATCAATCAAGCTGGAAGCGGCGTTCCGGTCTGTATCCGGCGGCTCATGAAACTGGATATGCACATTCATTCCTGCGTATCGCCCTGTGGCGCGCTGGAGATGTCGCCGTCGGCGATCGCCGCTGCTGCTGCGGCGGCCGGGATGGACGGAATCGCGCTGACCGACCACAACACGGCCTTGAACACGCCGGCCTGCGCCGAGGCGTGCCGCCGTGCGGGGCTGGCGTTTTTGGCGGGGGTGGAAGTCTGCACGGCGGAGGAGGCGCATGTCCTGTGCCTGTTCGACACGGTGGATGTGGCGCTGGCGTTCGGGGCCGAGGTGTATGCGCAATTGCCGCAGGTGCGGAACCGTCCCGAGAAGATGGGGGATCAGGTCTACGTGGATGTCGAGGAGAACATCCTCGGCGAGGTCGAGCTTTACCTGGGAACCGGCTGTGCCTGGCCTCTGACCGAGGTGTGTCACCGTGTGCACGAGCGGGGCGGTCTGTTCATTCCATCGCACGTGACCCGGCCGCATAACAGCCTGCTTTCGCAACTGGGCATGATTCCCGATCTGCCTTACGACGCCCTGGAGGTGACGCCGGGCTATGCGGCGGCTGGCCTCCCGGAATCGGTGTGGCGGCGCTATCCGCGGATGATGGCGTCCGATGCGCACCACCTCCGGGATATCGGCAGGCGGTGTGTGGAGCTTGAGGTGGCCTCGTGCGATGTGAGGCATGTGCGGGAAGCATTGGCGGCCACGCGGCCGGGGCCGACCTGA